One region of Cyanobium sp. M30B3 genomic DNA includes:
- a CDS encoding inorganic diphosphatase, whose translation MDLRHLPASPAPGLVNLVVEIPAGCRNKYEYNAEAGVMALDRILHSSVRYPFDYGFVPNTLAEDGAPLDAMVIMEEPTFAGCLIRARPIGILDMVDSGAHDGKLICVPEASQLHRSIHSIRQIASNQLEEVAEFFRTYKSMEGRVTEISGWLDAEAVPDLLERCVAAAQADR comes from the coding sequence ATGGATCTCCGTCACCTGCCGGCATCCCCAGCGCCAGGGCTGGTGAATCTGGTGGTGGAGATCCCGGCGGGCTGCCGCAATAAATACGAATACAATGCCGAGGCCGGTGTGATGGCCCTCGACCGCATCCTGCACTCCTCGGTGCGTTACCCCTTCGACTACGGGTTCGTTCCCAACACCCTGGCCGAGGACGGTGCCCCGCTCGATGCCATGGTGATCATGGAGGAGCCCACCTTCGCCGGTTGCCTGATCCGGGCCCGGCCGATCGGCATCCTCGACATGGTGGACAGCGGAGCCCACGACGGCAAATTGATCTGCGTTCCCGAGGCGAGCCAGCTGCACAGGAGCATTCACTCGATCCGCCAGATCGCCAGCAACCAGCTGGAGGAGGTGGCTGAGTTCTTCCGCACCTACAAGAGCATGGAGGGGCGGGTCACCGAGATCAGCGGCTGGTTGGATGCCGAGGCGGTGCCCGACCTGCTGGAGCGCTGCGTGGCCGCGGCTCAGGCCGACCGCTGA
- a CDS encoding class I SAM-dependent methyltransferase → MLQEGDFDLAAQHLIPGYASLARLGVALLAASPCASRPGAPVLVAGCGTGAELVEARAQRPDWQVTALDPSAAMLAAARARLGPAPAAAIQWRQARVEDLAGGERFAGALSVLVLQSLPDDGTKLTFLSALARSLEPGAQLLLVDLMAPERSPLQAQVQEAWLGFQRASGLGEHDDQLAAHTHGLHPIGLSRLTALLNAAGFGDPARVFQALDVEGFLIQRSA, encoded by the coding sequence GTGCTGCAGGAAGGGGATTTCGACCTGGCGGCCCAGCATCTGATCCCGGGCTACGCCAGCCTGGCCAGGCTGGGGGTGGCCCTGCTGGCGGCCTCCCCCTGCGCTTCCCGGCCGGGGGCGCCGGTGCTGGTGGCCGGCTGCGGCACGGGCGCCGAACTGGTGGAGGCCCGCGCCCAGCGACCGGACTGGCAGGTGACCGCCCTCGACCCCTCGGCGGCCATGCTGGCGGCGGCCCGGGCCCGCCTCGGTCCAGCCCCGGCGGCTGCGATCCAATGGCGCCAGGCCCGGGTGGAGGACCTGGCGGGCGGTGAGCGGTTTGCCGGCGCCCTCTCGGTGCTGGTGCTGCAATCCCTGCCCGACGACGGCACCAAGCTCACCTTCCTCAGCGCCCTGGCCCGCAGCCTGGAGCCGGGTGCCCAACTGCTGCTGGTGGACCTGATGGCGCCGGAACGCTCGCCGCTGCAGGCCCAGGTGCAGGAGGCCTGGCTCGGCTTTCAACGGGCCAGTGGACTGGGCGAACACGATGACCAGCTCGCCGCCCACACCCACGGCCTGCACCCGATCGGCCTCTCCCGGCTCACGGCCCTGCTGAATGCGGCCGGTTTCGGCGATCCTGCCCGGGTGTTTCAGGCCCTCGACGTGGAGGGTTTCCTGATTCAGCGGTCGGCCTGA
- a CDS encoding (2Fe-2S)-binding protein: MPTIRFEQEGQQVGCIEGANLRKAALDAGINPYKGLNNFNNCGGLGQCGTCVMEVVEGMQNLSPRSDVEKVYLADRPANYRLSCRTSVNGDVTVRTRPDSGVGQGSNSLLGALKSLVGR, encoded by the coding sequence GTGCCCACCATCCGTTTTGAACAGGAAGGCCAGCAGGTGGGATGCATCGAGGGGGCCAATCTGCGCAAAGCCGCCCTCGACGCGGGCATCAATCCCTACAAGGGCCTCAACAACTTCAACAACTGCGGCGGCCTGGGCCAGTGCGGCACCTGTGTGATGGAGGTGGTGGAGGGGATGCAGAACCTCTCGCCCCGCTCTGACGTGGAGAAGGTGTACCTGGCTGATCGCCCCGCCAACTACCGCCTCAGCTGCCGAACCAGCGTGAATGGTGACGTGACGGTGCGCACCAGGCCCGATTCCGGGGTGGGCCAGGGTTCCAACAGCCTCCTGGGCGCCCTGAAATCCCTGGTGGGCCGCTGA
- a CDS encoding proline--tRNA ligase encodes MRVSRLMLVTLRDDPAEAEIPSHKLLLRAGFIRRLSPGIYAYLPLMWRVLRKVSQVVREEMDRAGALETLLPQLQPAELWQRSGRWAGYTAGEGIMFHLEDRQGRELGLGPTHEEVITTLAADLLRSYRQLPVNLYQIQTKFRDEIRPRFGLMRGREFIMKDAYSFHADEDCLRRTYAAMDQAYRRIFARCGLRAVAVEADSGAIGGSASQEFMVTADAGEDLILASADGRYAANQERAVSLPEEATPLPGGVRQGGRGEELATPGQTTIEALCNAHGFQASQLVKVLLLLARFEDGLRQPLLVSLRGDQELNGVKLANAVVGRLGDAHGALLSVDPLTPELLRSEGLELDLAALPLGYLGPDLDDAVLGKQGLATHEQAEPRLQRSFLRLFDPTAIALGAFVCGANRVDAHRVGASWSGLALDPAAEAVVDLRNAQAGDRCLHDPSQRLESNRGIEVGHIFQLGRKYSTAMEACFTSESGELQPFWMGCYGIGVSRLAQAAVEQHHDANGIRWPLAIAPFEVLVVPANTSDAQQASLAEQLYAELQSARVDVLLDDRPERAGVKFKDGDLLGIPWRIVVGRAASEGRVELVNRQGGEPETVEAGAVLQLLLPRIEQQRRGLA; translated from the coding sequence ATGCGCGTCTCCCGCCTGATGCTGGTGACGCTGAGGGACGATCCGGCAGAGGCCGAGATCCCTTCCCACAAGCTGCTGCTCCGGGCGGGCTTCATCCGCCGCCTCTCCCCCGGGATCTACGCCTACCTGCCCCTGATGTGGCGGGTGCTGCGCAAGGTGTCCCAGGTGGTGCGGGAGGAAATGGATCGGGCCGGGGCCCTGGAAACACTCCTGCCCCAGCTCCAGCCCGCCGAACTGTGGCAGCGCAGCGGCCGCTGGGCCGGCTATACGGCGGGCGAGGGGATCATGTTTCACCTGGAGGACCGGCAGGGCCGGGAGCTGGGGCTCGGCCCCACCCACGAGGAGGTGATCACCACCCTGGCGGCCGATCTGCTGCGCTCCTACCGCCAGCTGCCAGTGAATCTCTATCAGATTCAGACCAAATTCCGCGATGAGATCCGTCCTCGCTTCGGCCTGATGCGGGGACGGGAATTCATCATGAAGGACGCCTACTCCTTCCACGCCGACGAGGACTGCCTGCGCCGCACCTATGCGGCGATGGACCAGGCCTACCGGCGGATCTTTGCCCGCTGCGGCCTGCGGGCCGTGGCCGTGGAGGCCGACAGCGGTGCCATCGGCGGCTCCGCCAGCCAAGAGTTCATGGTGACGGCGGATGCCGGTGAAGACCTGATCCTGGCCAGTGCCGACGGCCGCTATGCCGCCAACCAGGAGCGGGCTGTCTCCCTGCCAGAGGAGGCGACGCCGTTGCCCGGAGGTGTGCGCCAGGGCGGCCGCGGCGAGGAGCTGGCCACCCCGGGGCAGACCACGATCGAGGCCCTGTGTAACGCCCACGGCTTCCAGGCCAGCCAGCTGGTGAAGGTGTTGCTGCTGCTGGCCCGCTTCGAGGACGGCCTCCGGCAACCGCTGCTGGTGAGCCTGCGCGGCGATCAGGAGCTGAACGGGGTGAAGCTGGCCAACGCCGTGGTGGGCCGCCTCGGCGATGCGCACGGTGCCCTGCTCAGCGTGGATCCGCTCACCCCGGAGCTGCTGCGCAGCGAGGGCCTGGAGCTGGATCTGGCGGCGCTGCCCCTGGGCTACCTGGGGCCCGATCTGGACGATGCCGTGCTCGGCAAGCAGGGGTTGGCGACGCACGAGCAGGCGGAGCCCCGGCTGCAGCGCAGCTTCCTGCGCCTGTTCGATCCCACCGCCATCGCCCTGGGGGCCTTTGTGTGCGGGGCCAACCGGGTTGATGCCCACCGGGTGGGCGCCAGCTGGAGCGGGCTGGCCCTTGACCCCGCCGCCGAGGCGGTGGTGGATCTGCGCAACGCCCAGGCCGGCGACCGCTGCCTGCACGATCCCAGTCAGCGGCTGGAGAGCAACCGCGGCATCGAGGTGGGCCACATCTTCCAGCTGGGCCGCAAGTACTCCACGGCCATGGAGGCCTGCTTCACCAGCGAGAGCGGCGAGCTCCAGCCGTTCTGGATGGGCTGTTATGGCATCGGCGTGTCCCGGTTGGCCCAGGCCGCCGTGGAGCAGCACCACGATGCCAACGGCATCCGCTGGCCCCTGGCGATCGCCCCCTTCGAGGTGCTGGTGGTGCCGGCCAACACCAGCGACGCCCAGCAGGCCAGCCTGGCGGAGCAGCTCTACGCCGAGCTGCAGAGCGCCCGGGTGGACGTGCTGCTGGACGACCGCCCCGAGCGCGCCGGCGTGAAGTTCAAGGATGGCGACCTGCTGGGCATTCCCTGGCGGATCGTGGTGGGGCGGGCCGCTTCCGAGGGACGGGTTGAGCTGGTGAACCGCCAGGGCGGAGAGCCCGAGACCGTGGAGGCAGGGGCCGTTCTGCAGCTGCTCCTGCCCCGGATCGAGCAGCAGCGCCGCGGCCTCGCCTAG